A single window of Dermacentor albipictus isolate Rhodes 1998 colony chromosome 1, USDA_Dalb.pri_finalv2, whole genome shotgun sequence DNA harbors:
- the LOC139054177 gene encoding serine-rich adhesin for platelets-like: MAGMAWTLHPALLYEKYGIVLVQLWDSGAMNGLFRPTVRRISQSISNVVNVAIRRRRALAAYTRELEGPPPLPVEDDGDDGTVTEGEATPRAFRGPGNASMEISTSEENELAFQGDIYTQMRRRRRQKERMRKIRQTRAEFLQDKKRSRSAKKSQQRSCLDRQRGSRHRSIMLSINKGKKSLRKQLGGEGTPLTDMEHVAGHSHVKIAISDETSTSSASLSKDSARSRSDSALAPDELPPDNDSLQTLRDIRGRKRNTSAPPEVRNLTDTDTASDSQQRAKPMTQTNYKRPSRSSSRSPKREGRDRVKPELAADKSSGISRALVAEKTLSASTDMTDAKSEASELAPKASQKEKSRPRKTWKLSPETRSGTSIASHLSSAGRSSASATTCMIDGMPTSVAGQQKPTEADQVLTAVWAEAGVSRKGKSQSKSRSRSRKQRARRKLRGASRNLRKQRRSIARPDKKDDLLDRALNMQGRSGDDVNRQMSTVALKGRSDETADTEAAVALSTESALIMTENKEVTDPTQPRPLPKGKPGKGDNLASHRVLKWPKEPSKLPVEGIAAGAHSKLGFGQRRRRAPEGLVAKSSTGDVAMSLQLMTEAGSSGGQTMGPDSRISTGVLSPPEVPVGLPQEQGRREDNYREATSQGSTPSKPFVQPCKEVTSSHRHAAQRREKHRRKRTSKSPTSVERRVPAGGLVQMSNGEITPLAKSLDSADTNVNEALAAEVHVHGRGFGKEYQKQRPTKDARSADKRVMDFAPMDLTKEKGLISKITSMDVNGAADASTVTQEGAADSVRVIAEPLSGGQVANIRRSRDLRDES, translated from the coding sequence ATGGCGGGCATGGCCTGGACGCTGCACCCGGCGCTTCTCTACGAGAAGTACGGCATCGTACTGGTCCAACTCTGGGACTCGGGCGCCATGAACGGACTGTTCCGTCCTACGGTACGCAGAATCTCACAGTCTATCAGCAACGTCGTCAATGTCGCGATTCGACGCCGGCGCGCTCTTGCCGCGTACACTCGTGAGCTGGAAGGCCCCCCGCCGTTGCCGGTCGaggacgacggcgacgacggcacGGTCACCGAAGGCGAGGCCACGCCGCGGGCCTTCCGTGGGCCGGGAAACGCGTCGATGGAGATCAGTACGTCCGAGGAGAACGAGCTGGCCTTCCAGGGTGACATCTACACCCAAATGAGGCGCCGTCGCAGGCAGAAGGAACGGATGAGGAAGATTCGGCAGACGCGCGCGGAGTTTCTCCAAGATAAAAAGCGCAGTCGGTCTGCAAAAAAGTCGCAGCAGCGCAGCTGCCTCGACCGCCAGCGAGGGAGTCGACACCGTTCCATCATGTTGTCCATCAACAAAGGCAAGAAGAGTCTTCGCAAACAATTGGGAGGAGAGGGAACGCCCTTGACGGACATGGAGCACGTCGCGGGGCACTCGCACGTGAAAATTGCCATCTCGGACGAAACGTCGACGTCTTCCGCCAGCCTCTCTAAGGACTCCGCGCGTTCAAGAAGCGATAGCGCCCTTGCTCCCGACGAGCTCCCGCCAGACAACGACAGCCTACAAACTCTGCGCGACATTCGCGGCCGCAAGAGAAATACTTCAGCACCGCCAGAGGTTCGCAACCTGACCGACACAGACACGGCGTCAGATTCCCAACAGCGGGCGAAGCCTATGACCCAAACGAACTATAAGCGGCCTTCGAGATCTTCTTCGCGGTCACCCAAGCGCGAGGGCCGCGATCGTGTTAAGCCTGAGCTTGCCGCGGATAAATCATCGGGGATTTCGCGAGCGCTAGTGGCAGAAAAGACTCTGTCTGCATCCACAGACATGACAGACGCCAAGTCCGAAGCGTCAGAACTTGCGCCTAAGGCAAGTCAAAAGGAGAAAAGTAGGCCTAGAAAGACGTGGAAGCTGTCCCCAGAGACACGTTCTGGTACATCGATAGCTTCCCACCTTTCGTCGGCGGGTAGAAGCTCCGCAAGTGCCACTACATGTATGATTGACGGCATGCCAACATCAGTAGCAGGTCAGCAGAAGCCTACTGAAGCAGACCAGGTTCTGACAGCTGTTTGGGCAGAGGCAGGGGTTTCCAGGAAAGGAAAGTCACAAAGCAAGAGCAGATCGCGTAGTAGAAAGCAGAGAGCGAGACGGAAGTTGAGGGGCGCGTCTCGCAATCTGCGAAAACAACGCAGGTCAATTGCAAGGCCTGACAAGAAAGACGACCTGCTGGACAGGGCGTTGAATATGCAGGGCCGGTCAGGCGACGACGTGAACCGCCAGATGAGCACTGTCGCGCTGAAGGGGCGCAGTGATGAGACCGCGGACACTGAGGCAGCAGTCGCGCTGAGCACAGAATCAGCGCTGATAATGACGGAAAACAAGGAGGTGACTGATCCCACCCAACCGCGTCCTCTGCCGAAAGGAAAACCCGGCAAGGGTGACAACCTCGCCTCCCACAGGGTTCTCAAGTGGCCGAAAGAACCAAGCAAACTGCCAGTGGAGGGCATCGCGGCAGGCGCTCACAGTAAATTAGGTTTTGGACAACGTCGCCGAAGAGCACCTGAGGGCCTGGTTGCGAAGTCAAGCACCGGAGACGTCGCCATGAGCCTGCAGCTAATGACTGAAGCCGGCTCGTCAGGTGGCCAGACGATGGGTCCCGACTCCAGGATTTCTACAGGGGTGCTCAGTCCGCCCGAGGTGCCGGTCGGGCTGCCCCAAGAGCAGGGTCGCCGAGAAGACAATTATCGCGAAGCTACGTCGCAAGGCTCAACTCCCAGCAAACCGTTCGTACAGCCATGCAAGGAGGTCACTTCATCACATCGCCACGCCGCTCAGCGGCGGGAAAAGCATAGGAGGAAGCGCACATCTAAGTCACCGACCAGCGTAGAGCGTCGAGTGCCGGCTGGTGGCCTCGTGCAGATGTCAAACGGTGAGATCACGCCACTTGCGAAATCCCTCGACAGTGCCGACACAAATGTTAACGAAGCCCTCGCCGCAGAGGTGCACGTCCACGGTAGAGGCTTTGGCAAGGAATACCAGAAGCAGCGACCCACGAAAGATGCGAGGAGTGCCGATAAAAGGGTCATGGACTTTGCTCCGATGGACTTAACCAAGGAGAAGGGTCTTATATCGAAGATAACGTCCATGGATGTAAATGGTGCGGCAGACGCTTCGACGGTCACTCAGGAAGGTGCCGCAGATTCGGTGCGGGTCATTGCCGAGCCACTGTCCGGGGGCCAAGTCGCGAATATTCGCAGGTCGAGAGACCTACGCGACGAGTCGTGA